TCAGAAAAAACGTTAGGTAGGTAGCAGCTAAAGAGATGACAGAttattgatagatgatagataacaGATGGTAGGTGATAGATGATAGAAGATAGTAGGTGATAGACAATAGGTGATCGATGATAGATAATAGGCCATAGACAATAGGTGACAGATAATTGATAGGCTGGTAGGTAGATAGACAAGGTGGTGGAGTGTGATAGAGCGGATGGGGTGGAATGCCAGATGCTAGAGTTTGGATGTTAACATTTGACCCCCAACGTTCAAGGTGGGGCCTGgatggaaggtgtttgggtcatgggcagacatgaatggcttggtgccactCTCAAGGTAACGAGTGAGTTCTTGCTTGATTACTTACtgtgaggaattttttttttttttgagtcttgctctgtcgcccaggctggagtgagcagcacgatctcggctcactgcgagctccgcctcccgggttcacaccattctcctgcctcggcctcctgagtagctgggactgcaggcgcccagcacaacgcccggctagttttctgtatttttagtagagacggggtgtagCGTGTCTGGAGCTGgctccttctggtgggttcgtggtcttgctgacttcaggaatgaagctgtagaccttcgcagtgagtgttggagctcttaaaggtggcatggaCCCAAAGCATATACAGCAGCAGGATCTACTGTGAAgtgtgaaagaacaaagcttccacactgtggaaggggAGCCGAGCAGGTTGCCCCTGCTGGCTGGGGCATATGGAGGGTGGTGGCCAGCTtgtattcccttatttgtccctgcccatgtcctgctgattggtccattttacaaacctttTGCTAgctacagagtactgattggtgtgtttttacagtgcactgattggtgcattttacaaatttctagctagctacagagcgctgattggtgtgtttttacagagcactgattggtgcattttacaaacctctagctagctacagagtgctgattggtgcattttacaatcctcttgtaagacagaaaagttctccaagtacccacttgacccaggaagtccagctggcttcatctCTCAACCGCGTTTCACCATGctagtcaggatgatctcgatcgcctgaccttgtgatccacccactttggccaaCCAAAATGCTatgattacgggtgtgagccacagcacctgacccgatgatttttttttttttttttttgggacggagttttgctctgtcgcccaggctggagtacagtggcgcgatcttggctcactgcaagctctgcctcccaggttcacgccattctcctgcctcagcctcctgagtagctgggactataggcgcccgccaccacacccagataattttttgtaggtttttttttttttttttttttttttttagtacagagggggtttcactgtgttagccaggatggtctcgatctactgaccttgtgatctgtggGTGAAGGATTACCcaggtgccgaggcaagagactgaaggcacaaactgtttcagtataataaagGAAATAGTTAGGATAAGAATAGttataatacaaattagatatagagatgatcGTGGACATTATCAATCACTagtataaacattattaatcatcagcttttaatattactctttgttGTATTACTAATATAACCAAGGAATAACCGGCGGGTATAGGGTCAGGTGCTGAAGAGATATTGTGAGAAGTGAcctagaaggcaagaggtgagccTTCTGTCACGCCCGCATAAGGGCCGCTTGAGGGCACCTTGGTCAAGTGGTAACGCCAGTGTCTGGGAAGGCACCTGTTACTTAGCAGACCGCGAAAGggagtctcctttccttggaggagtcggggaacactctgctccaccagcttcttgtggAAGGCTGGATATTATCCAGGCCTACCCACAGTCATCTGTCGGCCTAAACCCCTCCCTGTGGTGCTGTGCTTCAACTGTCACGctccttgtccactttcatgttcctcccgtactcctggttcctctttgaagttcGCAGTAGACAGCGGTAGAAGAAATAGTAAAAGTCTTAAAGTCTGATCTTTCCTATAAGTGCATAGAAGAAAACGCTGACATATGCTGCCTTGCCTGTCTACTTCTGCTACCTAAGAGGGAAGGGCCCTGTGTCCTGTGATCACGTGACTTGTTTCACCTTGTCAATCACTTAGAAGATCGACCCTCCTTACCCTGCCTCCTTATTCTTGTATGCACTAAATATTAGCGCGCCCAGCCATTCAGGGCCACTACCGGTCTCCacgtcttggtggtagtggtccccgGGGCCCAGCtgctttctctttatctctttgtcttgtatCTTTATTTCTTACGATCTCTCATCTCCACACGCGGGGAGAACACCCGCTAAGCCCCGTAGGGCTGTACCCTacagtgatccgcccacatcggcctcccacagtgctgggattacaggcgtgagccattgctcGCGCCTAGCTGAGAATTGATTGTTATAGTCTGGcatggccaggtgcaatggctcacacctgtaatcccagcactttgggaggccaaggcaggtggatcacgaggtcaggagttcgagaccatcctggctaacacagtgaaaccccatctctactaaaaatacaaaaaaactagccaggtatggtggcgggtgcctgtagtcccagctactcgggaggctgaggcaggagaatggtgtgaacccaggaggcagagcttgcagtgaatggagatcacgctactgcactccagcctgggtgacagagcaagactctgtctcaaaaaataaaataaaataaaataaaataaaaataaaataataaaatacagggGAAAAGCTGTATTTTAATTCAAACATCAGCCATGCAGAGACTCCCTGCCCTCATATATCCCAGCTGAGGCCCCAGGCCCCCAGCCCTCCTCTCTTGCAGGCCATTAGGGCCAACTCAGTTCTGAGTGTGCCTGTTCAATGCCCTTAGAAGCCCAGCAGTGAAGGGTGTGGTGTGCATGGCCCTGCCTTCCCTGACCCCACCTGGCTGGCCTCCAGTTCACCACAGCTTCCCTGGCAGGCCCAGTTCACAGGCTTCCTGGGCACTGCCCACTGTTCCAAAGCAGGCCAGTCCCACTGAGCTGGGAAGCTGCCTAGACCCCCACCTTGCCAGCAGGCCTGGGAGCCAATGGTGGGGGTCTTCTATCCACTCTTGGTCTGAGCATCCAGCCCTGTGTTCACAACCAGGACTCCAGTGACTATCCAGTCCCCTAGCCCAGTGCCCAGGAACAGGTTAGATCCACTGGCGCTGGCTCTGGCAGCTCCCTTGATGCCGTAGAGGCTGCCCTGGGCTGTTCTCCAAGTCACTGGGCTCCATGCTGAGATCAAGGCGGGGCTTCCCAAGCGGATCCCACCTGTATGTGAGGCCCCCACCCTCCACCAGGCAGTGCAGGAAATGCCGGCCCCTCCTGCCTGAAGCTGCTTCCAGTGGCTCGCGGGACCGCCTAGGCTCTGTTGCTGTATCTCAGCCGCAAGCCCTTAGTCCCAAGGCGCGAACTCCCCTCCCACCAGGTGGGGTGTCTGGGCCCCAGGCGAAAGGGATCCGAGGAGGACAGGTGTTTGGGTGGGCGGCGCTGCAGAGCTGCAGCTGGTTGGGGTGGTGCAGGCGGTGGGTGAGATCTGCCAAAGTCCATTCCCTGTAGTGTTCAGTGCCGGGAGTTggctggggctgaggtggggatgCTGGGGCCGGGGTGGTGATGCTGCGGGGGGACTCAGGGCAGCTCTAGGCTCCCCTGGCCCTTCAGCCTTACCATCTTTCATCTGGCTCCAGGGACAAGGGAGACCCCAGACCCCAGGAGCCAGAGCTCACCCCTCCTCAGGCGCCACTCCCCACTCAGACGCCCCCATTCACTTCTTTCTTCACTTGGTCATTTATGACTGTGGGCCGCACATCTAGGAGACAGAAGCTGCTCATGGGTGCCGCCCAGAACCAGGGGTCAGCGGGGAGGCAGACACTCCTGTCAGAGAGGGGACGCCCGGGACCCAGGCCCAGCACCCGGTAGATGGTGGGGGTGGAACCAGCAGGACAAGGGACTGGGCAGCGGTTAGGGATGGACCCGAGGCTCCCCTGGGTGGGCCGGAGCCCCGCCATTAAGGCATATCCCGGTGGGGCTTGGACAAGGCTGGGACCACGCAGCGCGAGGATGTGCGTGCTCTGCCTGGGCGCGCCACAGCTTCCCGGGAGCTGCCCCCACGGAATCTCTCCTGGGTCCTTCGGGGGTCCCTGGGGGGAGCACAATGCCGGCCTCACTCACAGCTGGCGGGGTGGGTGGCGGGAGAAAGACCAGCCGGGCAGAGGACGCGCAGGAGAGATGGAAGACTTTGGTGAACGTGAAATCTTTACTTAGAGAAAAGCGACAGAGTCAGAGACCCACGGGGGCGGGGCTGCAGCGAGGGCGCCTGGGGGCGAGACACGAACACGGCGGAGAGCATCGGGCGACGCGCTGGTCACAGGAGCTGGCGGGGGACGCTGCGGAGACAGAGCCCGAGGGTTGAGAGCGGCGACGCGGCCGGGGGCTCCCCACGGACACCGCGCCCCACCGCGGGCTCGGATTCACACCCCGCACTCCCGAGGTTCTGGCGGGCCGGGtcggagagaagaggaagggacgGGTGGCGGGGGTCTCTGGCTCAGAAGCGGTGTCAGGAGGCCAGGAAGAGACCTGGGCAgagccggccggggccccgcggCGCGCACCTACCCCGGACCGGGCTGCGGGGCCCGAGACCATCACTGCACGGGCGGGGGCGCCGCGCTCCCGGCCGCCTTCGGCGCCGCCTCCTTCTCCGCCTTGGCCGACGGCTTGCCGGGGGGTTCGGTGGCCGCCGCCGCCCCAGCCTGGGTGGGCCCCTTGCGCTCCTCCTTGGCGGCGCGGTAGCCGTCCCCCCAGGCCGCCGGCGTCTCCGTGCCGTGCTTGCGGCTCAGCGGGTAGGCCCCGATGGCCGCCAGGATGCTGCGGTGGCGCTCGGGGTCCATCTCCGTGTAGTACATCTCCAGGGTCAGCGGCGTGCAGATCTTGTGCTGCGGGAAGGGCTGGGTCAGGGCCGGCGGGCTGAGCCCTCCTGTGCGCCCCGGTCCCGGGCCCTCCCGCTTCTGCGGTTGGGGGCACTGCGGACAGTTTGTAACGGAGCCATGGTTTCAGGACACCGAAGGTCAGCCTCCGGTTCAGAATTCAGGGCcctggcggggggtgggggggcacaGAGCCAGGAGGTCGCGGGTTGTAAGGGGAGGGGGCCACCCAGGGAGAGGGGCGCAGACACCAGTGGACCTGCTCAGCCCAGCGAGGCCTTTGCGAGCGCGCTCCAGAACGTAAACCATGGAGTTAAGGAGAAAAGGAGATTTTACTTCTGATAAATAAAAGGCTTTCTAAAAACACACTAAATGCTATAACTATTATTGgcaaagagatttaaaaaaaaaaaaggatggaagaaaatatttgccaaatatgTAGGGAGCATTAATATcatgttatataaaaataaaacttcacacAAATCACTCAGGAGGACAGATGACCCCTAGAGAGACGGCTGGATGGCGACCTTTTCTGCCTCATCTTttacttattattgttattttttttttgagacagagtctggctgtgtcgcccaggctggagtgcagtggccggacctcagctcacggcaagctccgcctcccgggtttacgccattctcctgcctcagcctcccgagtagttgggactacaggcgcccgccaccttgcccggctagttttttgtattttttagtagagacggggtttcaccatattagccaggatggtctcgatctcctgacctcgtcgtgatccacccgtctcggcctcccaaagtgctgggatgacaggcgtgagccaccgcgcccggacttacttattttttaaattacaagaaGAGAAACCCATCACTAAcacatcttttcttttaaattttcaaaagataGAATTTCATGTTCTAGAGAAGGAACAGGAACATGGCTTTGGAGACCACGTTCCCCCAGCAGCAGTAGACACCCCTGCCACCCCCTGCCTGGACGCTATGGGAGGAGGGGCAGCTCCACTGCCCCCCACCAGAGCTCTGGCCCCCTTACCCGCAGCAGGAAGCCGTCGGGGCAGGTGAACTGATCGTACCAGATGGCCTTGTACATGATCAACACGCAGCCCAGCAGTGCCATGGCGAAGGCGATCATCCGCGCAGTGGGCAGCTGGCAGGAGGGCAGAGAGGGGCTCAGCCACGCCAGGTGGGGTCGCCTTTGTGGGGAGCCCctcaggggctggggctggcacAGGACCATCCCCGCCCTCCAGTCTTGataccccacccctgccctgggcAGCCAGTGGCTTTTCCGACTTTTCCGAGGGTCAAGTGTACAGGCATCACCTCTGGGGGCCAGGCCTTGCTGGCAGCCCCTCCACTGGGGTTCTGGAGACATCTGCCACCAGGTAAAGTGATGTGGCCTTTGACCCCGGTGGGTCTTGCAGGAATTTGCAGCTTCCCTTCAGTGTGGGCTCCACAGGGGATGGGGGCCACAGCCTCAGGTGAGTCGGAGGCTGCATTCACCAGGCCTCCCAGGGGACTGCCCACAGTGGGTGCTGTAACATAAGCTGCAGACTGGAACGTGAAGCCAGGGGCGGGGAGCCCTAGCAGATCTTAATACTGGAGAATGGAAGGCTTTGGAAACAGTCCACTAAAAATGACTAAAGCTATCTTAATAACGTTGAGAGATTTAAACAAGAGgatgagagaagatatttgcCAGATATACTGCAGAAAGTATTACATAGAAAGCCCGTAAGTCACTGAAGATGAGACAATGACCCTCTGGGCAAACAGGCAAGCACTACTGGCCAGCGCTTCCCAGGAAGAGAAACATCTCAGGAGCACCACCATTTGGTCAGTCCGCACCTGCAGCCTTGCGAGGGGGCCTGATGACTGCAGGGCAGTTGGAGGCCAGCTCTGGGCGGGATGGCTCACTGCCACCCTCTCCTCCCAGACAGCAAGGGGACTCCAGCCCGGCCTGGCCTGAGCCCAGGCACCCCCAGCTGCCTTCCACCTTCTCCCCCTGCCCTGAGCCCCCACAGTGGGTGGGGTGAGTGTGGTTACCCTGCGCCCTTCCTCTGGGTGGCTGCAGTTCAGCCTCTGGCCCTCCAGGTCAGGGAACTTCTTCTGCTGGTCTGGGGAGGACAGCTGGTATTCTGTCTGCGTCTTGATGACCACCTGTGAAAAGAGATGGCCATGGCCTCAGTGGGCAGCTGGCAGGGACCCAAGAGAGCCCTGAACTGAGAGGGGAAGGAGCCAGGCTCAGCTTCGTGGCAGTGGAGTTGACCCTGACCATCTCCCAGGACCGTCTGGTGAACGGCAGGGCTCCAGCAGCCACAAAGTTAGGCCAAGGGAAGGTGGACACTGAAAGTCTGCTGGGCACATGGCAGCCCTGGGCTTGGCCTGGTTGCTGACGGAGCCCCTCGCTTTGCCTGCTGCCTTCAATTCAGGGTGCTGGAGAATTGCCCTTGGCCAGCAGGGGTGGTCCTCCTGTCCCGGGTCCCCAGCATAGATGCTGCCCCCACCTCCAGCAGGGAAACTCGGGGTGCCCTTCATGCTGCACAACTCCCTAGCAGGTCAAACTGGGCTGGGCTAGAACTGAGCTCTTTGCTTCTCCCCAGTTTCTGCTATAAGCACCCCCAGTGGTCACTTGCCCAAGGACCTCCATATCTCAGGCTCAACCCAGGACAGGGCCATGCCCCGAGGAGAAGGGTGGGAAGCGTTGCCTGCTGGGTGCCCTGTGGACAGCACGTGGGCAGGCTGCTGTCTAGGAGGCAGTGCGTGAATTCTTGGTTACCCGTCGGCCAGTTTGCCCAGCTCTGGCATATGGGGGAGCTGACCAGGAGGTCACATAGAGTGCCCATGGCCAACTGGGGTTTTGGTCCCCATGGTCCTTCTGCTTGCTCTACTGCATCTGGGAAGAGGCCACATCTAGACAAACCTCACCCCACACCCCTTTGTTCCCAGGGGAGCCTGAGAAGGGACCCCACGCTGGCCCAGGCCCTCACCTGGTCAGGGAGCGGCGGCTGGAGCTGGCTGACGTCCAAGGGGCTGATCAGAGGCACACTGTCCATGGCAGCCCCATCCTGGTCCCCAGGGTCTTTACCTGGCTTCCCAGAGAAGCTGCAGCCCAGCTTCACCATGGTGGATGGCAGTGCTTGTCCTGTCCAGAGACAGACAGGGTCACTGCCCACAGGCTGCCCCCTGGACACCCACGCCAGCTGCCTCTAAAGCCAGAGGACCCTGAGCTGGTCCTAATGCTCCTCACACCAGAGCCAGGGACAGGCTGTAAGTGGTCAGGCCAGCCTCCTTGGGCAAACCGGTCAAATCCAGCCAGATGCTGGGTACTGTACCTTCTCGACCCCTACAGCCCCCCTGGACCCCACAGCACTGCAGGGGAGAACACCCCAACCAGTGACTGTCCATGAAGCCGGGGGAGTCTTCCACCAGCGGCTGCTCTAGACAacctcctctttttccttcttcttcttcttcttttttttttttttttgagataggatcttgttttgtggcccaggtgggagtgcagtggtgtgatcctggctcactgcagcctctgcctcctgggcttaagcaatcctaccatctcagcctcccgagtacctgggaccacaggcgcaaaccaccacgcctggctaatttttacatgttttgtagaggcggggtttcgccaggttgcccaggctggtctcaagcgatctgcttgcctcagcctcccacagtgctgggattacaggaatgagccaccccgcctgacTCTAGACAACCTCCTAAAGCCGACAATCCCGGACATCAGTCTGGAGAGTTGGGTGCCAGACTCAGCACATAAAAATGCTGGAGATCcagctaaatttgaatttcagataagcaacGAGCCCATTTTTAATATAAGAACATCCCtcgcgggccgggcgcggtggctcaagcctgtaatcccagcactttgggaggccgagacgggcggatcacgaggtcaggagatcgagaccatcctggctaatacggtgaaaccccgtctctactaaaaaatacaaaaaactagccgggcgacctggcgggcgcctgtagtcccagctactcgggaggctgagacaggagaatggcgtgaacccgggaggcggagcttgcagtgagctgagagccggccactgcactccagcccgggcggcagagcaagactccatctcaaaaaaaaaaaaaaaaaaaaaaaaaaaaaaaaaaaaaaaaaaaaaaaaaaaaaaaaaaaaaaaagaacatccctCGCAATAAGCGGCGTGGGACGTGCTTATCCTGAAGTCAGTCCTCGTTCTGTCCGGCGACTCTGCCCGAGACGCAGGAAGTGAGACAGAGCGGCCACAAGAGGGCACCCGCGAGTCAGCCCAGCTGCGAGCCCGACGCTAAAGGCCGCGGAGAGCCGGGCCCCTGCGGAGCTGAACGCCACAGCAGGGCCCCACTAACCCCGGAGAGGCCGAGGGTGCTCGGCTTCGCCTTCAGGCGGACCTCCTAGAGAAAAGGAATGTATCGGATGACCTCCGAGCTGATGGatggaaaaagcagaaaaacaaaatgtattcaatcaatcaaaggaaaaaaagaaaggtcctCTGTGCAGTAGAAACGGAACCTGCGGCCCGGTGCGATGGTGgcgcctggggtcccagctactcgggaggctgaggcgggagaatcgcctgaacccgggaggcggaggatgcaatgagcagagatcgtgacactgcactccagcgtgggtgacagaatgagactccgcctcaaaaaaaaaaaaaaaaaaaaaaaagaagaagaagaataagaagaaagaaagaaagagaatctgCCATTGCAACCTTCTCACAAAGAACTCCAAGCGCAGACAGCATCACCACAGCATTCTACCAACCATTTACAGGGAAAGTAATGCAAACGTCCACAAAACTCTTTCAGAAAGACAAGGGAGCACTCACCAGCTCCTGCGGCCAACGTAGCCTCAGTCCCCTAACCCAGCACGGACAGCATCGGAGAGGAGCTCACAGGCCAGCCCCCTCCACACGCGCACACCACTGCGAAGCCCCAAAGCTCAAGCAGGGTGAGTCCAGCGAATACAAGGCAACATATGACAGGTTGGGTGTATTCTGGAAATGAAGTTTGGCTTAATATTTGGCAAGCAATCGTATTTTTCACCGTATTAACAGAACAATGAAAAAGCGTATCTAATCAATTGCTAGAGGAGTAGAAGTAACTCGGTAAGACTCAGGGCTCATTTACTATTCCTCGGACCCATTAGCGCACTAAGGCAGGCGGTGAGTGCTGTAACCCAGTAACAGTGAACCACAAAATCCCCACAGCAAACCTCACTGAATGTGAATCCTGAAAGCGCCTTGATCTGCGGTTCTACAAGTTAGGGCGCTAAAGGTCTCAGCCAATGCTGTAGGGTAGGACAAAGAAATGAGCTCTAGTGCcaggcaaaaataaacaatactcTGATTATTCACCCATGAAACACTTTCTGTGTTTTGAAACCCCAGAAGAATCTATAGACTAATCATAAGGATCAAAAAGTGAGTTTGGCAAGGCTGTTGGATTTAAGGTATTCAGAAATCAGTTACATTCCTATATGTGagtggcaaaaataaataaatatataatttattgaagtactcaatttaaataatatcaaaaCTATCAAATCCTCAAGAATAGGTGTAAAAAGAGCTGAGGAACAGGGACAGGGCAGGGCCTCCACATGGAAACCAGGGAACATTGTCGACAGAGACCAAGAAAAGCTAAATCCCCCAAGTAAAGGGGGAAGGCTGTGTCTATGGATTTGGGGAGTTTCCATGTTTAAACAAATTACCCACCCCCAAATCTATAGATGCAGTAAATCTTAATCAAAATCCcaacagttttttaaatgaacttgaCAAGCACTGTCATTTTACATGGAAGGCAGAGGGGCAGGAACACACCAAGTATCTTGGAAAATAACATGggctgccgggcgtggtggctcacgcctgtaatcccagcattttggcaggcagaggcgggtggatcacaagatcaggagtttgagaccaacctggccaacatagtgaaaccccgtcttgactaaaaatacaaaaattagccaggcatggtggcacacgcctataatcccagctagttgagaggctgaggcaggagaatcgcttgaacctggcaggcagaggttgcagtgagctgagattgtgccactgcactccagcctgggtaacaagagcaaaactccatcaaaaaacaaacaaaaaaaaaaccaaaaaaacatggAGGAGGTCTCATTTGCCAGGGTCTGGCTTGTTGCACAGCACTGGAAATGGAGTGGTGTGGGGCTACTGTGTGGTGGAAGAAGTCCCACATGACACACTTTGCACACACAGACCCTGATTTGCAGTGTGGCTGCCTCTCAGTAAACCTCTGTCCGCATCAAAAGCAGTGAGCCTGATCCCTACCTCACATTACACAGAGAAGTCTACTCCAGATGGATAAACCTGAAttggaaaagcaaaacaataaagcACCTCAAATTTAATATAGAAGAAGATTTTTCTGATCTCAGGGAGGGAAAGATTTTTTCATTAGGACAAGAGGTACtaaccacaaaagaaaatattgataaaatgacTTCATCAAAACTATGAACTTCTGCTTATCAAAACAGCCTTCAGAAAATGGTAGCAGAAACCAATACTGGGAGAAGACAGTTGCAACCCACAAATGATGAGGGTACATTGTGGGCTGAACGATGTTCCCTCAAAAATACATTCAAGTCTTAGGATCTGTGTGAAGGGTGCCTTTGAATgggaccttatttgaaaatagggccTTGCAGATTAATCAAGCTAAAATAAACTCGTCCTGAATCAGGGTGGGCCTTGATCCAAAACTAGTATCCTTATTACAGGGAAATTAAGTGTAGAAGAGTGCTATGTGTAGACGGAGCAGGGACTGGAATGATGCAGCTGAAACCTAAGGATTGCTTGGGCCACCAAAAGCTGGAGGAAGCGAGGAAGAAGCTCCCCTAGAGGCtttggagggagcatggccctgtgAACACCTTCATTTTGGACTTCTTGACTTTAGAACGgtgaaagaatttattttaagccACCTGCTTGTAATTTGTGACAGCAGCGC
The window above is part of the Rhinopithecus roxellana isolate Shanxi Qingling chromosome 11, ASM756505v1, whole genome shotgun sequence genome. Proteins encoded here:
- the CALY gene encoding neuron-specific vesicular protein calcyon; amino-acid sequence: MVKLGCSFSGKPGKDPGDQDGAAMDSVPLISPLDVSQLQPPLPDQVVIKTQTEYQLSSPDQQKKFPDLEGQRLNCSHPEEGRRLPTARMIAFAMALLGCVLIMYKAIWYDQFTCPDGFLLRHKICTPLTLEMYYTEMDPERHRSILAAIGAYPLSRKHGTETPAAWGDGYRAAKEERKGPTQAGAAAATEPPGKPSAKAEKEAAPKAAGSAAPPPVQ